One part of the Gemmatimonadaceae bacterium genome encodes these proteins:
- a CDS encoding 1-acyl-sn-glycerol-3-phosphate acyltransferase — MSVLLRDRLGDPLPPDVRATLAPLERLHFEIALRMNREPIKGFWTQVQRWFGALAVRFLTRNLVREHGFAHVEAAIERGPVLLVANHRTYFDMFIVSSLLHRRLRRRLRLYFPVVGQYYYQSVVGMVLNQVAASWSMFPPLFALPTHGASDRYALDLLCDLCARGPGTVLGIHPEGGRNLNPDRYSFMRFQPGTGRIIHAARPIVVPVFIAGLSTHLGEQVRGNWRGGEDVRVWFGAPVDLDAHHALPGKGSTYKAIVDEVMAHVRGLAEQDRTAYHATGG; from the coding sequence GTGAGCGTTCTTCTGCGCGACCGACTCGGCGATCCGCTGCCGCCTGACGTGCGGGCCACGCTCGCACCGCTCGAGCGCCTGCATTTCGAGATCGCGCTGCGCATGAACCGCGAGCCGATCAAGGGCTTCTGGACACAGGTGCAGCGTTGGTTCGGCGCACTCGCCGTCCGATTCCTCACGCGCAATCTGGTCCGGGAGCACGGCTTTGCCCACGTGGAAGCCGCGATCGAACGCGGACCTGTGCTCCTCGTGGCGAATCACCGGACCTACTTCGACATGTTCATCGTGTCGTCGCTGCTCCACCGCCGGTTGCGCCGCCGTCTTCGGCTCTACTTTCCCGTGGTTGGGCAGTACTACTACCAGTCGGTCGTCGGCATGGTGCTGAATCAGGTGGCGGCGTCGTGGTCGATGTTCCCGCCACTCTTTGCGCTGCCCACACACGGGGCGAGCGACCGGTATGCCCTCGACCTCCTCTGCGACCTCTGCGCACGCGGCCCGGGCACGGTGCTCGGCATCCACCCCGAAGGCGGCCGTAACCTGAACCCCGACCGGTACTCGTTCATGCGATTCCAGCCGGGTACGGGGCGCATCATCCATGCGGCGCGGCCGATCGTGGTGCCCGTGTTCATCGCGGGACTGAGCACGCACCTCGGCGAGCAGGTGCGCGGAAACTGGCGTGGCGGCGAGGATGTCCGCGTGTGGTTCGGGGCCCCGGTGGACCTCGACGCGCACCATGCCCTGCCGGGAAAGGGCAGCACCTACAAGGCGATCGTCGACGAGGTGATGGCCCACGTCCGCGGGCTGGCCGAGCAGGACCGCACGGCATACCACGCGACGGGCGGCTGA
- a CDS encoding c-type cytochrome, which produces MKNRPHLSSRPVALVAVLALLAACKVEPRALAETTTADTASLPDPSPTRRVAFRIPQESEVRDTVVLRSVRRGRAMMLFTKDSLPRHVGNKLACTSCHQQAGTVKGALPWVGVYARFPQYRSRAGTTMIIEDRINDCFKRSLNGTPLVAESRDMRDIVAYMAFLSNGYPVGAEVDGQASPALTPLEADSTRGRLVFQGRCVRCHGGRGEGTVLAPPVWGAQSYNIGAGMARLRTAAAFIKARMPQDSAGVLTEQEAFDVARFVNSHSRPDFRGKERDWPRGDPPPDVAYQTDAARRKARKS; this is translated from the coding sequence GTGAAGAACCGACCTCACCTGTCGTCTCGACCCGTCGCCCTGGTGGCCGTGCTCGCTTTGCTGGCCGCGTGCAAGGTCGAGCCGCGCGCCTTGGCGGAAACCACCACGGCGGACACCGCCAGCCTTCCCGATCCCTCGCCGACGCGGCGCGTGGCGTTCCGCATTCCGCAGGAGTCCGAGGTCAGGGACACCGTGGTGTTGCGCTCGGTGCGTCGTGGTCGCGCGATGATGCTGTTCACGAAAGATTCGCTGCCGCGCCATGTGGGCAACAAGCTGGCGTGTACGTCGTGTCACCAGCAGGCCGGCACAGTGAAGGGCGCATTGCCGTGGGTCGGGGTGTACGCGCGGTTCCCGCAGTATCGCTCGCGCGCCGGCACCACAATGATCATCGAAGATCGCATCAACGACTGCTTCAAGCGGTCGCTGAACGGCACGCCGCTTGTGGCGGAGAGTCGCGACATGCGCGACATCGTCGCGTACATGGCGTTCCTCTCGAACGGGTATCCGGTTGGGGCCGAGGTGGACGGCCAGGCCTCGCCCGCGCTCACGCCGCTCGAGGCGGATTCGACACGTGGACGCCTGGTGTTCCAGGGGCGGTGTGTGCGATGCCACGGCGGTCGCGGCGAGGGGACGGTGCTCGCGCCACCGGTCTGGGGTGCTCAGTCCTACAACATCGGTGCCGGGATGGCGCGCCTGCGGACGGCGGCTGCCTTCATCAAGGCTCGCATGCCGCAGGATTCGGCGGGGGTACTCACGGAGCAGGAGGCGTTTGATGTGGCGCGGTTCGTCAACTCGCACTCGCGTCCGGACTTTCGCGGCAAAGAGCGGGACTGGCCCCGGGGGGATCCGCCTCCCGACGTGGCGTACCAGACGGACGCGGCGCGTCGCAAGGCACGGAAGAGTTAG
- a CDS encoding outer membrane beta-barrel protein, whose product MTARLVSIATLAFVVCASSAEAQRRTSPSIARVTPYAGYMQFGSYVDGPLGTSVRNAGAPVYGAQLGIDLLPNLAFVGNVAYSASNLEVGVPIIGGFDVGADTRVLMYDAGLQYRLPIGETLGRTSAVPFVEAGAGAMRTEVGVGSFDVRSTNLAWNFGGGVDLSLGRSLGVRAMAKDYVGKVDLKDVANLNISSKRTHNVAFTVGLNVGF is encoded by the coding sequence ATGACTGCTCGTCTTGTCAGCATTGCCACGCTTGCCTTCGTCGTCTGTGCATCGAGCGCCGAGGCGCAGCGCAGAACCTCGCCGTCGATTGCGCGCGTCACGCCGTACGCGGGGTACATGCAGTTCGGCAGCTACGTCGACGGCCCGCTGGGAACGAGCGTGCGCAACGCCGGCGCGCCCGTCTACGGCGCGCAGCTCGGCATCGACCTGCTCCCGAATCTCGCCTTTGTCGGCAACGTGGCGTATTCCGCTTCGAACCTCGAAGTCGGTGTGCCGATCATCGGTGGCTTCGATGTGGGTGCCGACACCCGGGTCCTCATGTACGACGCCGGGCTGCAGTACCGCCTCCCGATTGGCGAGACGCTTGGCCGCACCAGCGCAGTGCCGTTCGTGGAGGCCGGGGCAGGCGCGATGCGCACCGAAGTCGGCGTCGGTTCGTTCGACGTTCGCTCCACGAACCTTGCCTGGAACTTTGGCGGTGGGGTCGACCTGAGTCTGGGCAGATCGCTCGGCGTCCGCGCGATGGCCAAGGACTACGTCGGCAAGGTCGACCTGAAGGACGTGGCGAACCTCAACATCAGCAGCAAGCGCACGCACAACGTGGCGTTTACGGTTGGCCTGAACGTCGGGTTCTAG
- a CDS encoding dipeptidase → MTSPYDYLASNVRRAHDELFAFLRIPSVSARSEHSADVARAAEWLRANMERAGLSTSLHPTEGHPVVLGEWRKAPPGSPTILVYGHYDVQPAEPLELWDSPPFEPVIRDGRIYARGSVDDKGQLFLHVKAIEAHLATRGVLPCNVIVLAEGEEEVGSEHLTTFVEAHRERLACDGVVISDSAMFAPGLPSILSSLRGLAYLQIEVEGPTSDLHSGSYGGAVINPAMALARILASFHDADGRVAIPGFYDAVRAWDPAVRAQVQRLPFNEEHFRAETGAESLGGEAGYSTLERIWSRPTCEVNGLLSGYTGEGAKTVLPSRAMAKVSCRLVPDQTPAAIESLLTAHVQRVAPSGVRVSVRALHGGMPWRGELSGPLFEAGRRALEFAFGTAPVITGEGGSIPVVHDFARVLSAPVLLMGFGLPGENAHAPNEWISDDNFVRGMTAAARLWDELGTEATGRRDRPSDATGEA, encoded by the coding sequence ATGACTTCGCCCTACGACTATCTCGCGTCCAACGTGCGCCGGGCCCACGATGAGCTGTTTGCGTTCCTGCGCATTCCGAGCGTGAGTGCACGCAGCGAACACTCCGCCGACGTGGCCCGCGCGGCCGAGTGGTTGCGTGCGAACATGGAACGCGCTGGTCTGTCGACGAGCCTTCACCCCACCGAAGGGCATCCCGTGGTGCTGGGTGAGTGGCGCAAGGCGCCGCCGGGTTCGCCGACGATCCTCGTCTACGGCCACTACGACGTGCAGCCCGCGGAGCCGTTGGAGCTGTGGGACAGTCCGCCCTTCGAGCCGGTGATCCGCGACGGGCGCATCTATGCGCGCGGCTCCGTCGACGACAAGGGCCAGCTCTTCCTGCACGTGAAGGCGATCGAAGCGCACCTCGCGACCCGCGGCGTGCTGCCGTGCAACGTCATTGTGCTGGCCGAGGGCGAGGAGGAGGTGGGCAGCGAGCACCTGACGACTTTCGTCGAGGCGCATCGGGAACGACTGGCCTGCGATGGCGTCGTGATCTCGGATTCGGCGATGTTCGCGCCGGGTCTGCCGTCCATTCTCTCGTCGCTGCGTGGCCTTGCCTACCTGCAGATCGAGGTCGAAGGCCCAACATCGGATCTCCACTCGGGCAGCTACGGTGGCGCGGTGATCAACCCGGCGATGGCGCTGGCACGCATCCTTGCGAGCTTTCACGACGCAGACGGCCGCGTCGCGATCCCCGGGTTCTACGATGCGGTGCGGGCGTGGGATCCCGCCGTGCGCGCGCAGGTGCAGCGCTTGCCGTTCAACGAGGAACATTTCCGCGCCGAAACCGGGGCGGAATCGTTAGGTGGCGAAGCAGGCTACTCGACGCTCGAGCGCATCTGGAGCCGGCCGACGTGCGAGGTGAACGGGCTCCTCAGCGGGTACACGGGTGAGGGCGCGAAGACAGTCCTCCCCTCCAGGGCGATGGCCAAGGTGAGCTGCCGACTCGTGCCCGACCAAACGCCCGCCGCGATCGAGTCGTTACTGACCGCTCACGTCCAGCGTGTGGCGCCCTCCGGCGTTCGCGTGAGCGTTCGCGCGCTGCACGGCGGCATGCCATGGCGCGGCGAACTGTCCGGTCCGCTCTTCGAGGCAGGGCGACGGGCGCTCGAATTCGCGTTTGGCACGGCACCGGTGATCACCGGTGAGGGCGGCTCCATTCCGGTGGTTCATGACTTTGCCCGCGTCCTCAGCGCGCCGGTCCTGCTGATGGGGTTTGGGCTGCCCGGCGAAAATGCCCACGCACCCAACGAATGGATCAGCGACGACAACTTCGTCAGAGGTATGACCGCCGCGGCGCGACTATGGGACGAACTGGGAACCGAAGCGACCGGAAGGCGCGACCGGCCGAGCGACGCGACAGGAGAAGCGTAG
- the crcB gene encoding fluoride efflux transporter CrcB, whose amino-acid sequence MSILLAVAIGSATGGVARYVLSGAIQSRQTAAFPSGTLVVNIVGSLILGALWKHAATNPQLSPELRVLLGAGFCGGFTTFSTFSVETLDLLQNGTPWRAASYVMLSITTGLLAATLGAKIAGRP is encoded by the coding sequence ATGTCGATTCTGCTTGCCGTTGCCATCGGCAGTGCCACCGGTGGAGTCGCCCGCTACGTCCTGAGCGGTGCGATCCAGTCCCGACAGACCGCCGCGTTCCCCTCGGGCACGCTGGTGGTGAACATCGTCGGCTCGCTGATTCTCGGCGCGCTCTGGAAACATGCCGCAACCAACCCGCAGCTCTCCCCTGAATTGCGCGTGCTCCTCGGCGCCGGATTCTGCGGCGGCTTCACGACGTTCTCTACCTTCAGCGTCGAGACCCTCGACTTGCTTCAGAATGGCACCCCCTGGCGAGCGGCAAGCTACGTGATGCTGAGTATCACCACTGGCCTGCTCGCAGCCACGCTCGGTGCAAAGATCGCTGGCCGGCCGTAG
- a CDS encoding thioredoxin domain-containing protein: MPNRLATETSPYLLQHANNPVDWYPWGPEALERAKREDRPILLSIGYAACHWCHVMEHESFENAAIAQLMNAQFVNIKVDREERPDLDAIYMQAVQAMTGQGGWPMTVFLTPEGEPFYGGTYFPPTDRHGIPGFPRVLEAVATSWRTDRARAVEVGARLREMYSAGTRALPSEGAVTAATFERAFRALDAQFDERHAGFGGAPKFPPSMALEFVLTHGARTGSARALDVAHRTFLAMARGGIYDQVGGGLHRYSVDAAWLVPHFEKMLYDNALFVRAGVHLWQQTHDDEVRRVVEQTVAWLGREMTSPDGGFYSSLDADSEGHEGRFYVWSAADFDAVLGADAQVVRAAWGVSHEGNFEGANILHVAAESRVVAARLGCDVSMVEATLERARSALYAARSQRIWPALDDKVLGGWNGLMLRALIEVARAFGSEEALRLARRNAVFLRDVLVRDGRVLRSWRAGRVQEVGFLEDQAAVALAFIDVAALTGDANWLDLGRRITARAVADFRDAAGVFFDTPYDHESLITRPRDVTDNALPAGSSLMAELLLRLAVLDDREDYRAMGAALVNGLANAMGEYPMGFGHLLGAADLVVHGALEVAIVGNAETRRPIEAALGATFAPSLVWAWKAPGDRDHSVLTRDKAGGDGAVGYVCRRYACAAPTGDPKVLVEQVEAASRRV, translated from the coding sequence ATGCCCAACCGCCTGGCGACCGAAACCTCGCCCTACCTTCTGCAGCACGCGAACAATCCGGTCGACTGGTACCCGTGGGGGCCCGAGGCGCTGGAGCGTGCGAAGCGCGAAGATCGTCCTATCCTGCTTTCCATCGGCTACGCGGCGTGCCACTGGTGTCACGTGATGGAGCACGAGTCGTTCGAGAACGCCGCCATCGCACAGCTCATGAACGCGCAGTTCGTGAACATCAAGGTCGATCGCGAGGAGCGGCCTGACCTCGACGCGATCTACATGCAGGCCGTGCAGGCGATGACCGGCCAGGGTGGCTGGCCGATGACGGTGTTTCTCACGCCAGAGGGCGAGCCGTTCTACGGCGGCACCTACTTCCCGCCGACTGATCGGCACGGCATTCCGGGCTTTCCCCGGGTGCTGGAGGCAGTCGCGACGTCGTGGCGAACGGATCGTGCGCGTGCGGTCGAGGTTGGCGCGCGACTGCGCGAGATGTACTCGGCGGGCACGCGCGCCCTGCCGAGCGAAGGTGCGGTAACGGCAGCCACCTTCGAGCGGGCTTTTCGTGCGCTCGATGCGCAGTTCGACGAGCGCCACGCCGGTTTCGGCGGTGCGCCAAAGTTTCCGCCGAGCATGGCGCTCGAGTTCGTGCTCACGCACGGCGCGCGCACCGGCTCGGCGCGCGCGCTCGACGTGGCGCATCGCACCTTCCTGGCCATGGCGCGCGGCGGCATCTACGACCAGGTCGGTGGGGGACTCCATCGCTACAGCGTCGATGCCGCGTGGCTCGTGCCGCACTTCGAAAAGATGCTGTACGACAACGCGCTCTTCGTGCGTGCCGGCGTTCACCTGTGGCAGCAGACGCACGACGACGAGGTACGTCGCGTGGTCGAGCAGACCGTGGCGTGGCTCGGGCGCGAGATGACGTCGCCCGATGGTGGGTTCTACTCTTCGCTCGACGCCGACAGTGAGGGCCACGAGGGTCGCTTCTACGTCTGGTCGGCGGCGGACTTTGATGCGGTGCTTGGCGCGGACGCCCAGGTGGTTCGCGCGGCGTGGGGCGTGAGCCATGAGGGAAACTTCGAGGGCGCGAACATCCTGCACGTGGCCGCCGAGTCGCGCGTGGTGGCGGCGCGACTCGGGTGCGACGTGTCGATGGTGGAGGCGACGTTGGAGCGTGCGCGCAGCGCGCTCTACGCCGCGCGATCGCAGCGCATCTGGCCGGCGCTCGACGACAAGGTCCTCGGTGGCTGGAACGGGCTCATGTTGCGCGCGCTCATCGAGGTGGCGCGGGCCTTTGGCAGTGAGGAGGCGCTGCGACTCGCTCGGCGCAATGCGGTGTTCCTGCGTGACGTGCTGGTGCGCGACGGGCGCGTGTTGCGTTCATGGCGGGCCGGGCGCGTGCAGGAGGTTGGCTTTCTCGAAGACCAGGCCGCGGTGGCGCTCGCATTCATCGACGTCGCCGCCCTCACCGGGGACGCGAACTGGCTGGATCTTGGACGGCGCATCACCGCGCGCGCCGTGGCGGATTTCAGGGATGCGGCCGGGGTCTTCTTTGACACGCCGTATGACCACGAATCGCTGATCACACGACCACGCGACGTGACCGACAACGCACTGCCCGCGGGGTCGTCGCTGATGGCCGAATTGCTGCTGCGCCTCGCAGTGCTCGACGATCGAGAGGACTACCGTGCCATGGGGGCCGCGCTCGTGAACGGTCTCGCGAATGCGATGGGCGAATACCCCATGGGCTTCGGGCACCTGCTGGGCGCGGCGGACCTTGTCGTGCATGGGGCACTCGAGGTGGCGATCGTGGGGAACGCCGAGACACGCCGCCCGATCGAGGCCGCGTTAGGCGCCACCTTTGCGCCGTCGCTGGTGTGGGCGTGGAAAGCGCCCGGCGACCGGGACCACTCGGTGCTGACGCGTGACAAAGCCGGGGGTGATGGTGCCGTTGGTTACGTCTGCCGGCGGTATGCTTGCGCAGCCCCGACCGGGGATCCGAAGGTCCTGGTGGAGCAGGTCGAGGCCGCGTCCCGGCGAGTGTAG